The Candidatus Nanosynbacter sp. HMT-352 genomic interval TTGATTGCTAAACTTAAGCAGTAGCTTTGGCTTCGATGCCGTCCAAAAGTCCGTGCAAATTGCCGCCAAGCGCGTTGACTGTGTCGTGTACTGGTGATAGCAATTGTGATACCACTTGAGCAACGAGCTGGTCTTTGCTTGGTAGGCCTGCCAATGCTTTAACGTCAGCTTCGCTAATTGCCAAGCCTTCGCCTGAGAAGCCACCTGCAAGTTGTAATGCTGGATGTGTTTTTGCAAACGTGTCCAATACCTTTGCTGGCATAACTTCATCTTCGGTACTTACGGCGTAAACCAATTGACCAACCAATAAGCTGGTGTCGGTTTCTTTGTAAGTATCGATTTCCTGAAGAGCTACGCGTACCAATCGGTTTTTAACAACCTTGATGGTAACGCCCGCTTCGCGAGCTGCCTTGCGTAGTTCTTGTAGGTCGGCAACGGTAAGGGTTTGATATCGAGCAAAAGCCGTGCCCTTAGCGTCTTTTAATAGCTCTGTCAGTTCAGCAACCAAAGTTTGTTTTTTATCGCGTGAAATTGCCATAAAAATCCTTTCTTTGATTGAGTTAATTTGTTATGTGCCAATTTGTTAACGTGCGGTAATGGAGAATCAAAAAAACGTCTTTGATTCTCGCACTACCAAAGACGTCAAATAAAACTGTCAGTTTCATCCCTCGGTGGCATTTTTACACTTGTTTTACTCCAAGTCGCCACTGTCTTTGGTAATGTTCCAGACCATTGTAGCAGAAATGACAACGAAAGACAAGAGTTATGGTGATTATTTTCCAGCCGATTCAGTCGCCTTTTTTATCGCATTTTTGCCTAATCGTGATATTCTTCTGCGTTGAGGGGGAGTCGTACCTCCCCAAATTCCATATTCTGTAGATTCTGGGTGTTGGAGCGCATATTCTAAGCACTGCTTTAAGACTGGGCATTTTCGACACATGGCTATGGCAGCTTCCACGGCTTCTGTTTTTCTGACCCCTCTTAAATCTTGGCCTGGGGTGTTTGGGTTTGTCTGGAAAAATAAACGATCAGCTTTTTCAGGGGCTAGTTTCGCGCATTCGGCGCCTTCTAGTAGACTCTCGTTATTCAATTTTGACATATTATTATTTTACAATAATAGCGTAATAAAATCAATAGATCTCCATGTCTAATCAAAGAGAAAGCCCGCTCTGTATTAGAGCGGGTGTTGAACTTTTACTACCTATGGTTGGCGCCCGAGGGGTGCTAGCGGGTTGGGCTAGCACCCCTCGACTAGGAGCGTTTCAGACACGGCGCTGTTGCGCCTTGTTCCACGCACCCCACCCCAGAGCACCCAAGACGAGTGTAATCCAGGGTAGATTGGCGGACGACGCTCCGGTTTTCGCCAACCCCAGTGCCGGAGTTGTCGACGGACTCGGTTCCGGACTCGGTGCTGGTGCACTCGGTTCCGGACTCGGTGCTGGTGCACTCGGTTCCGGACTCGGTGTAGATGCCGGAGGTTCCGGCGTCACGCTAGGCGTGGGAGCCGGCGTACTCGGTTCCGGCGTGGGTGCCGGTGGTGTCGGAGGCACGCACTGCTTAATGGAAGGATCGCACTCAATGCAACCCTTCCCCTCGCATGTCTCCGCCTCCATTGAAGAGGCCGCCTGCGACGTCTCTCCGAAGAGAGACAGTGTGCAGATTAGTCCGATGATAGTCGCCAGTAATGCGACCCTCAGCGGAATTCGCTTCCTTGGCTTGGTAGCCATAGCTTTACCTTTCAGTGGTAGATGGCTGATGTAAAAGTTCACTGTCCAACTATGCTGGAAAGTAAAGAAAATACACATCAGCAATTGATTGGACTTTACTATTTTAGCATAAAATAGGAAAAAAGCAACAGTCTAATAAAAAATCCCGCCAAAATTGACGGGATTAATTGCTGGGCTGTAAAGATTACAAAGAGTTCTCTACCTTAATGCCAGGGCCCATGGTTGTAGCGACTGCGACGCTCTTAATGTAAACACCCTTTAAGCTGGATGGCTTTTGAGAGTTTAAGCTGCTTAGGAATGCGCGTGCGTTTTCTGACAATTTTTCAGTGCCGAATGATACCTTGCCGATTGACAAGTGAACAATGGCTTGCTTATCAACGCGGTATTCAACTTTTCCGGCTTTTGCTTCAGAAACGGCTTTAGCGACATCAGTAGCAACGGTGCCTGACTTTGGATTTGGCATCAAACCGCGTGGACCAAGCAAACGTGCGTATTTACCAAGCTTTGGCATGTACTGCGGAGTTGCAACCAAAATGTCGAAGTTCAATTCTTCCTTATCCAATTGGCTTAGGAATTCTTCATCGCCAATGATGTTAGCGCCAGCTTTTTTAGCGGCAGCGTGTTCTGATTCTGGTGCAAAAACTGCTACGCGAACATCCTTACCTGTACCGTGTGGCAACGCTACGGTTGAGCGGATGTTTTGGTCAGCTTGGCGTGGGTCGACACCCAAGCGGATGTGGATTTCAACGCTAGCGTCGAACTTGACTGGACTGGTTTCAGTGGCCAATTTCAAAGCTTCGTCTAAGCTGTACAATTTGTTCTTTTCAACGTTTTTTGCGGCGTCCTGATATTTTTTACCGCGGCGCTCCAAGCGTGGACGAGTAACTGGCTTTGGGCCCTTCTTTATGTGAGCCTCAGCATCGTCAGACTGTGGAGTGGTGTCGCCAGCTTCCTTGCGAGCTTCCTTCTCTGCTTTTTCAGCAGCTTCGTCAAGAGCTTTTTGGCTGCGCTTACCGGACTTAGCGACGGTAGCTTCGCGCTCAGCGACAACGTCTTTATCTTTGTTGTCGTGAGATTTGCTTGCGTCTGTAGCTTCTGTAATTGCTGCTTCAATTTCAGCAATTGTGTTTTTTTCGCTGACTTCTAGTTTTAGTTCTGCTGCTTTTTCTAGCAACTCGGCTTTCTTTGCCATAAAAAATCCTTTCTGTGGTACGAACGGCGATTCGGGACTCTCCGGCGAATCTACCTCCCAGCATTGATTGATAGTGATGAAATTATACCATATTTTTAGAGATTGAGGCAAATATTTACTTTTATAGAGAAGAATTGTATAATATGTAATATTATGAGTGAGTTTACGAAAATTGTAGGTAACGAAGACGGTTCTTTAGGCACGACAGATATCTACGTCCCAGAGCAATGTATGTCTTGCCCAAAAATAATAGAAAAGTTAAACGACTTAGAAGAATACAGAAAAACAGTAAATAAACTTCTGGAAATGGCGTTTAGTGATGATGAGGTGACATTGGTTAATAAGGCTACAGATGAGGTATTAGATAAAGATCAATCTACTAAAATTGTTTGTAAAATGGCCGCCAGTGGAATGGACGAGCTAGATGAAAATATTGCAAAAACGCAGGGGGATATTTACACGCTAACTAATGGGTGCACAGGACCCTTGGGGCTGCAGGCATCTGATGGAGAGAGACGCGTGAGTGTCTATATGTGCGATAGTCCTGAAGTGTTTTATCCAAGTCTAGGTGAGGCGCAAATCGGTGAGCCAGTGATAATACGGCGCGACCTGGAGGGAAATAGAGATTAACATATAATTGCCGTTTTTGATAAGATAGTAATTATGGATATAACAATTACAAACATACAAGCAAGACAAATTTTAGATTCGCGTGGAAATCCGACGGTTGAGGCTGACGTAATTCTGAGTGATGGTTCTTTTGGACGAGCGGCTGTTCCCTCTGGCGCTAGTACTGGGTCGTTTGAGGCGGTTGAGCTTCGGGACGGCGAGTTGGCGTTCGGCGGTAAGGGTGTGCTTCGTGCGGTCGAAAATGTCAACGGTGAGATTACGCAGACTTTGAAAGGCTCTAATCCATTTGATCAGGCTGCAATTGATGAAAAAATGAAGAGTCTGGACGGTACGCCGAATAAGGCACGTTTGGGTGCGAATGCTATTTTGGCGGTGTCGCTGGCTGTAGCGAAAGCTGCTGCTAAGTCGCGTGGCGTGGAGTTGTATCAATACGTCAATAGCTTGGCTGGAAATCCTACAATGTGCCTGCCGATGCCGATGATTAACGTGATGAACGGCGGTCAGCATGCGTTGGGTGCGACTGATTTTCAGGAATATATGATTATTCCAACTAGCGCGGCAACTTTTGCGGACGCAGTTCGAATGAGCGCGGAAGTTTTTCACGCGTTGGCAAAAATCCTGAAAGACGAAGGCTATCCTACGACGGTTGGCGATGAGGGCGGCTATGCACCTCATGTCAGGAATGGTAATATGGAGCCTATTTTATTGCTATCTCGCGCCATCGAGCAGGCTGGCTATAAATTAGGCGTGGACTTTGGTTTTGCGCTGGATGTTGCGGCGAGCGAGCTTTATAAGGACGGCAAATATAACTTGGCGACTGAACACCGAATTCTGTCAGCTGATGAAATGATTCGCACATATAAAGCCCTGTTAGAACGCGTCCCTGTTCTCTCGATTGAGGACGGATTGAACGAAGAAGCTTGGGAAGATTGGGAGAAAATGACGGCTGATTTGGGCAATTTTGCGCAATTGGTTGGCGACGATCTTTTGGTGACGAATGTCGAGCGATTGAAGCGCGGAATTGAAGAAAAGGCTGGCAATGCGATCTTAATCAAGCCGAACCAAATTGGTACGTTGACCGAGACAATTCAGGCTGTTTTGATGGCGAAGAATGCTGGCTGGAATACGGTGATGAGCCACCGATCTGGCGAGACGGAGGACGTAACGATTTCTCATTTGGCGGTCGGTTTGGGTACGGGTCAAATTAAGACTGGCTCGATGTCGCGGTCAGAGCGAATTGCTAAGTATAACGAGCTGCTGAGAATTGCGGAAAAGCGCCCAGATTTGGAGATTGCACATCCGTTTGTGAAGTAACTCGCGCAAAAAGGCTTCCCTGTAATTCAGAGGAAGTCTTTTTTATTTGGCGATTTTTTGACAATTATTCGAGTATTATCTTCTTAAAAACTCAATTTCCCCGCCCTCATTAATTCGGATAATTTGCGACGGTTGAGTGTCGGCGACTTCTCCAGAATCAACATAAATCGGCACTAATTCGTGGAAGTAATTTATCGCTTCGGTAACGTTCTTTGCCGGTTCTTCTCCTGATGGATTTGCACTGGGCGCGACCAAAAGACCGACGGTTCGAATTAATTCTGCTAACGGAGATTCTGGCACGACTCTGAATGCCAATGTTCCGCCGTTCCTCGGAGGATGTGGCAGAAAATTAGGATTCACTTTGGTGACGATTGTTGTTGGTCTGTTCTTGGAGATTTCTTGATATTTGTGTTTGATCGACGGCGTGAGATTAGGAATGTCGTCAATATCCGCAACCAAAATAATGACCGGATTATTCAAAGGGCGCCGCTTAACTTCGTATAATTTCTCGACGGCTTTTTCTGAATTAGCAGCGGCTAATATTCCGTAAATCGTATCAGTTTTAGCAATTATCAATTGCCCACTTTTAAGCGCGGAGATTACACTGTTGTCTAAAATATTCTTCACAATCATTTATTTTACCATAAAATAACCCCGATAAGTCCGGGGCTATTTGCTAAAAGTCCTGTAGATTAGTCGACGACTTCAACGCCCATTGAGCGTGCTGATCCGGCGATAACTTTCATTGCTCCTTCGATGTCGATTGCGTTCAATTGGTCTTTTTTCGCCTCAGCGATTTCTTGCAATTGCGCACGAGTAATCTTACCGACCTTGTCTGAGTGTGGCTTGCCACTACCCTTTTGGATTCCAGCTTTTTCGCGAATCATATCGTCAACTGGCTGACCAAGTGAGTTCCAAGTAAATGTTCGGTCTTCGTAAACTTGAATGTGGACAATTACATCCTTACCCATCATATCTTTTGTAGCGTCATTGAATGGATTGATAAAGTCCATCATGTTTAGTCCCCACTGACCAAGCGTTGATCCCACTGGAGGACCTGCTGTTGCTCGACCGGCTGGAATGCGTAATTTCAAATTACCAATAATTTTCTTTGCCATAGTTCTTCCTTATAGTTTGTAGTGCGTAACTCGAATATTATATCGAAAAATGCTTAAAATTGCAAGCTAAACTTTTTTAACCTGCAGGGCATCCAGCTCAACTGGAGTGTCGCGACCAAACATACTGACCATAACCTTCAAAGTGCCCTTAGATGCGTCAATTTCGCTCACGGCGCCGTCAAAGCCCTTGAATGGACCGTCGATGATTGAAACAACTTCGCCTTCTGAGAAATCAATCTGATGCTTTGGCTCTTCAACGCCCATTCGCTTCTTAATCTTCGCAATTTCTTTTTCAGAAACTGGAGTTGGCGTAGTATCGGCGCCCACAAATCCTGTAACGCCTGGTGTGTTGCGGATGATGTACCAAGTTTCGTCGGTCAATTTCATCTCAACCAAGACATAGCCCTGGAAGATCTTAGCTTCAACAATTTTACGTTTGCCGTTGCGAATCTGGATCTGCTTTTCCTTTGGCACGATAACGTCAAAAATCTTATCAGCCATATCAACGCCATTGATTCGTTGGCGGATTGATTCGGCAACTTTTTCTTCGTAGCCAGAATAGGTATGAATTGCGTACCATTGCTTACTATCATCATATCGTTTTGAACTCATAATATCTCCTCTATTTCAAAATTTGGTTAAAGCCCCAGTTGAATGCGGCGTCAAGTAATAAAATCAGAACGACAAACGCAAAGGTGAAAATAAGCACCGCTGCTGTCATTGCCCAGGTTGCTGAGCGGGTTGGCCAGCGAACTAGCTTTAGCTCTTCCCAAGCTCCCTTGAAATATCCAATCAATCCACCTTTTTCGCCAGACTTTTTAGACGCTTTTGCGATGATTTTGGTTGGTTTATTGATTTTTTTCGCTACAGCTTTTTCTTTTTTTGGCGCGTCGTCGGTAGCCTTGATTCGAC includes:
- the rplK gene encoding 50S ribosomal protein L11; the encoded protein is MAKKIIGNLKLRIPAGRATAGPPVGSTLGQWGLNMMDFINPFNDATKDMMGKDVIVHIQVYEDRTFTWNSLGQPVDDMIREKAGIQKGSGKPHSDKVGKITRAQLQEIAEAKKDQLNAIDIEGAMKVIAGSARSMGVEVVD
- the secE gene encoding preprotein translocase subunit SecE is translated as MAQKGKASSKTTVRRIKATDDAPKKEKAVAKKINKPTKIIAKASKKSGEKGGLIGYFKGAWEELKLVRWPTRSATWAMTAAVLIFTFAFVVLILLLDAAFNWGFNQILK
- a CDS encoding L-threonylcarbamoyladenylate synthase, translated to MKNILDNSVISALKSGQLIIAKTDTIYGILAAANSEKAVEKLYEVKRRPLNNPVIILVADIDDIPNLTPSIKHKYQEISKNRPTTIVTKVNPNFLPHPPRNGGTLAFRVVPESPLAELIRTVGLLVAPSANPSGEEPAKNVTEAINYFHELVPIYVDSGEVADTQPSQIIRINEGGEIEFLRR
- a CDS encoding WhiB family transcriptional regulator, whose amino-acid sequence is MSKLNNESLLEGAECAKLAPEKADRLFFQTNPNTPGQDLRGVRKTEAVEAAIAMCRKCPVLKQCLEYALQHPESTEYGIWGGTTPPQRRRISRLGKNAIKKATESAGK
- the eno gene encoding phosphopyruvate hydratase; its protein translation is MDITITNIQARQILDSRGNPTVEADVILSDGSFGRAAVPSGASTGSFEAVELRDGELAFGGKGVLRAVENVNGEITQTLKGSNPFDQAAIDEKMKSLDGTPNKARLGANAILAVSLAVAKAAAKSRGVELYQYVNSLAGNPTMCLPMPMINVMNGGQHALGATDFQEYMIIPTSAATFADAVRMSAEVFHALAKILKDEGYPTTVGDEGGYAPHVRNGNMEPILLLSRAIEQAGYKLGVDFGFALDVAASELYKDGKYNLATEHRILSADEMIRTYKALLERVPVLSIEDGLNEEAWEDWEKMTADLGNFAQLVGDDLLVTNVERLKRGIEEKAGNAILIKPNQIGTLTETIQAVLMAKNAGWNTVMSHRSGETEDVTISHLAVGLGTGQIKTGSMSRSERIAKYNELLRIAEKRPDLEIAHPFVK
- the rplA gene encoding 50S ribosomal protein L1, encoding MERRGKKYQDAAKNVEKNKLYSLDEALKLATETSPVKFDASVEIHIRLGVDPRQADQNIRSTVALPHGTGKDVRVAVFAPESEHAAAKKAGANIIGDEEFLSQLDKEELNFDILVATPQYMPKLGKYARLLGPRGLMPNPKSGTVATDVAKAVSEAKAGKVEYRVDKQAIVHLSIGKVSFGTEKLSENARAFLSSLNSQKPSSLKGVYIKSVAVATTMGPGIKVENSL
- the rplJ gene encoding 50S ribosomal protein L10, with product MAISRDKKQTLVAELTELLKDAKGTAFARYQTLTVADLQELRKAAREAGVTIKVVKNRLVRVALQEIDTYKETDTSLLVGQLVYAVSTEDEVMPAKVLDTFAKTHPALQLAGGFSGEGLAISEADVKALAGLPSKDQLVAQVVSQLLSPVHDTVNALGGNLHGLLDGIEAKATA
- the nusG gene encoding transcription termination/antitermination protein NusG; protein product: MSSKRYDDSKQWYAIHTYSGYEEKVAESIRQRINGVDMADKIFDVIVPKEKQIQIRNGKRKIVEAKIFQGYVLVEMKLTDETWYIIRNTPGVTGFVGADTTPTPVSEKEIAKIKKRMGVEEPKHQIDFSEGEVVSIIDGPFKGFDGAVSEIDASKGTLKVMVSMFGRDTPVELDALQVKKV